TCCCTAAGTCGATATATGGTTATAAGCAAGAAAAGGTTAGCTTCTGATGACTGGGTAGTAAACTTATCAAAATTGAATGCCTGAGATCTATATTGCTCCAAatcttcatttttccttttaaGCATCCATGTCTAACACCTAGACATGAGGTAATCTTTCAAGGTCCTCCTTTATCTTAGAGAAAAACGAACATACACTCACACCCAAGTTTGGGACATAGCTGGAGATAACCATGAGTTCTTATGAGAATGTGATGAATTGCTGTTTCATGGGTCAGAGGTCTTGAGTTTAAGTGGTGAAACagctttattattaaattgaactATCTAATCTTGTTTGTGCAAAGAGGATTGCAGCTCTATCTGGCTTTCAAGTGCTGGATTGTTTTCTAGATAATGTTTGTTTCATGTATTAATGGACGATCCCATGAAAATAAACGTTCTAGGGAGTATGTTGCTGTGGATCTTTATGCTGCTGGAAGtaccccttttttttttgcatatcacttgattttataaaagatttattGAGAGAAAaatcttcaataatttttttatggtaACAAATCAGCCTTTGATCTGTGTGCTACTAATTTGTGCTTTTAACTTGTTCCGTATTATCGAAAACAGGGATGTCCTATAacatttttatttgaatatttcgGTGTTCGAGTTAATGTGCTTCTTATCTTACTTGATATGGATGGCTTTAGTGCTACTTTTATAACATGTATTTACTGTTCATTGCTTACAGTTTTTTCCTAAGAAAGTTGGTGCACCGAGGAAGACAGAGGTCATGTTCATTGCACCAACTGGAGAAGAGATTAATAACCGAAAACAATTGGAGCAGTATCTAAAATCGCATAGTGGTAATCCTCCGATAACGGAGTTCGATTGGGGTACCGGTGAGACCCCTAGAAGATCAGCGAGGATCAGTGGAAAGGCCAAGGCTACACCGACCCCAGAGAAGGAACCCCTGAAGAAGCGAGGCCGAAAATCATCCAGTGCAAAGAAGGAAGACGAGGAAGCTGAGGCTGTTCCTGAAAAACCCGAGGGTGAGAAAGAGAGCGAAAAGGAAGATACACAAGCTGCCGAGAAGGAAACCACAGaaggtgaaaaaggaaaagataCTTCCATTGATAATCAGGTTGAGAACGGAAGTGAAACGCTAGAAGCTGATCAAACTGCAAACATGGATGCCAAGATCGAGGACGTCAAGCAAGAAGAAGCTGTCGTTGAAGAAAACAAAGATGCTGTCGGTGTTGAAGAAACCTCAACTCAAATGGAAGTTCAAGAGAAACCTGTAGCAGCTAGTTGTATTGATGCCCCTATAGAAAAGCCAGAAACTATGACATCGGAAGCTAATGGGGATGTAGAGAAAGAGAATCCGAATCAAACAATCCCTGTTCCCGAGGGAGAGGTGAAAGAGAAAAGCGTCCAAGAGGCTGCCGGAAAGTGTAACGTTGAGGTAGAGGATGTGGAGGTGAATGAAAATGGTAAGCTTGAACCAAGCGTTCAGACTGATGCCCCACAACAACCCGGACCGGCTTCCGTAAGCTGTTAAACATAGAATCTATATCTCCAAGCTATCCTGTGGTACcgtcattttgtatgttgttatCCGTGTAACGACATTGGATGACTGTAAAATGTATGGTGTTAAGAAGTAGGTTTTGAACATTGGAAACTTTAGATCATAGGCAGCTCGAAACTCATGACTTAAAATGGTTAGTGACTCAAGTTCCAAATTGGACATAAAAACATGTTATGTGACAATAGATTAACTGCTTTGTTGTGTATGTTTTTAATGTGTTACTGTTAAGACGATGCATAGATTTGGTTTGCATAATTTAGCATTATGTTATTCCCACTTTTTTATTTAGACATGAGCTTTGAGattctgtttgttttttttttttgagtagaGTCACTGCACTGCATGCATTTCCATTGTATAAAATGGTGAAACAGGCCATTTACAGCACTGGCTCTCCCCTTGTCCTAGTTGGTTTGGTGTTTATCATTTAAGCCATTAGACCAAAGTTCGAGAGCtggtaatgaaaataataataaataaataataatattcaacATATAAGGTATTTTAAAATACCTTCTTTTTGCATTCTTTTATTACAATAATACAAGACTAACAATGAAAtacattatattttaaatgtgtatggtaattattttaatttttcgtttaatataaaaagttaaaagaaaaaattctTGAATAAGATAGCTAGGTAGTTACTTACTTATCAGAGAAAATATTAAGtcgattttgttttattaaaaataaatagattatcatttttttaaaaaaattgagatattcaaattactatatttatctttatttaaaagtattcaaaataatataaaatatcatattagtaaaattaaaatttaaaataaataatcttttaaagatcaatatttacttttatcaaacaacataattatatactaaacttatatttactaatttatcaaatgattttctaatataaattcaacacttataaaatttagcaataaaatttcaatacttaatattttaacacttaaatttttagtttatcaaacacATTCTTAGTGTCTTCACTTTACTTTGGTATAACTTAGTGTCTctacttttttaatattattaattaattcaaataattaaatatttttaattacttttattaaaGTATTGGCAtatatttttcttcaaaacacCTTTCAACACAAAAAGCCAACTTATGAATCTATCACCTAGAGAAAAAGATCTTATGATAGTCAATATAAGGCCTCACCACCTATCAATGCATGGTATTTTCGTCTCATCGTTACTCTAGATGGTAAAGATATTATTGACTGTGAACCgatattaagttatttacatagagaaatggaaaaattacaaaaaaccaAACAATTATATCGTATTTGTCTTATGTAACGCATTGAGATTATTTAGCCACTATGTTCATGGAAGTAATAACCATAAATGGACCAGAACAATTGGGGAATATTCAAGTCCCTAAAAAGGCCAGCTATATCAGAGTAATTATGTTGGATTGAGTTGTATAACTTCTCATCTATTATGGCTTGGatctttttctatattttcaaagaaaaagaattagtaaataatttatttgaagctgtcatggtatgagaatgatacataattatttttgtaccaAAAGAGTGCTGGCTGATATACCTTACGGTTGGATAGATAAATGTTTAGATTTCTATGATTATTTTTTAACAGGAATTGTTGAATATCAAAAACTTATTACACGAAATCTTGTTTTTTTAGAACAATAGTGGAAGGGATAGGCATTATTGGTGGAGAAGAAGCAATAAGTTGGGGTTTATCCAACCCAATGCCACGAGCATCTGGAATTAAGTTTGGATCTTCGGAATTTTGATCATTATGAGTATTACGACGAATTTGATTGAGAAATCCAATGGTAAAAAGAAGAGATTCATTAACTCGTTATTTAACCCGAATTAATGAAAtgacaaaatctataaaaataattcaacAGGTCTTAGAAAGAATTCCAAAGAGTCTTGATGAGAATTTAGAAATCTGATGCTTTGATCAAGAAAgagatacataaaaaaaattcaataaatgtaGTAATAATTGTATGTTTAGAATGAACAATATCCgtcttgaattaaaataaaaaatcatcactacgttttaatcaaaattattaataatattatttatctcGACTGACTGGCTaatgtcattttttaaatttaaaaaaaaaattatgcgaAATTAAAGTACATACATAAATCCGAAATTGAGgataaaagatggagataaaccAGATATCAGAAGCTTTGcactataatttcatttcataatATTGGATTCAAAAGTGACAAACTCAAACAAAGTAAGAATCAATGACAAAGGTTGCAATGAAAACAACCCTTTTTCTTTCCCAATTTTTTTTCATCTCTCTCTACAGATATTACAAAACCCAGCTCTGGGACTTGTCTGGTTTTTCTTTTAGTGAAACATGAAAGCTGCATGCTTTTTGGGGGTTTAGTTAAGCATTGGGTATCTAACTCCAGCTGCTAGTAGCCTTTGCTGCTCTAtctacattatatatatatagtttttcatAAATGTTAGTACTTTGAAACTGATACATTGATATTGCAGAAAATAATGAAAAGTTTACCTGGAAAAGCTCATGCAATTTATTCTTGAGGATACAATACTCATGTTCTAAGAGCTCTAAAGCTCTCAAGCACCTGCAATATTTCAATTGCCAATTATGATTTAGATAAGTACGATATGTCCAAACCTTAATAAAGAAAGGGAAAACTACACTAGAAATCAcctaattattagtaaatttcttttttggtcacttaattatttaattgtttttttttcatgggtgatagcttttaaaattggtataatagtaactataaccctcaacatttataaattatgtcaatttagtcttgattctaaagaAAATTAATCCTCAATATTTACGTGttatgtaatttgatttttttttttgcagttttgcttttctttattACATTGAAGGTTATTTTTCAAAGGAGAAAAGATGGAAAATTATTATCTTGGATTTTTGGTTGTTTCCGTTTTTGTTATATATCcaatcaaatttagttgataaatttgtttttttagctttttttggTGAAAGGGtcataaagaaaatgaaaatatacaATGAGTAAATGTTGAGGCTTAGatttttagaatcaagattaaattgacatgatatataaatattaagggttaaagttgctattatgccaACTTTAAGAACTTCATTCAGTTACCTGCTGGTgctaaaattaaatagttaagtgactattttataaattttcataattaagtgactaaaaataaaatttactaatagttgagtgattaCTAGCGCAATTTACCCATAAAGAAAATACAATGCATGCATGTGTATACTATACCCAGCACGATTGTTCTGATCGGAAGCGGCACGGAAGGCGACACAAACATTTCTAACCCTTTTAGCACCTATGCTTGAGCTGCTTCCTATGAACTGATTCAAATGGATTCCCATTTTGTCGTAATCCGAGAACTCTCTATCCATCCTGCATTGTCCCCAttgaaattaatgattttaagaGAAATGAATGATGAaaacagaagaagaagaagaagaagaagattggTGGATGGATGGGTGGGTGGATTACAGTAAAGATCTGAGGTTCCTCAAGAGCTTCTCGGATTCATGGAAATAGATGTTGACAACTTCTGATACGAAGTTAGGTGAGCTTTCATCTTGAAGCTGTTGAAGTTGTAGGTATTGCTCGTCTAATATCCCCTGTTTCAAAAACACGATAAGTGTTTTCAACTTGATGGAGCTAAATGAGAGGAAAAGAGTGATGTAATGTATACCTGGTGAAAGAGGAAAGCGAGCAAACGGTTCAGGTCGGCTCGCAAACGGTCGGCATCTAAACCCAACATCCACAATGGCAGACCCGTTTTGGCTACTGGATATTTGAACCCCGGGAAAAAGGCAAATTTGAGTAAAAGaaaatggggttttaaattaatcttttttgGTTTCGATATTTGCAGGGATCTAGGGTTTGAAGCGGGAATTTCGCACTCAAGAAGCCTTGGTTTCATTTATACTGTGGGAGTTGGGTATGCTTCGACCTTGATATTATAACggtataataatatatgataacaCAAGCATTACTAAATTATACACATTCCTAATCCCAATGATAGCGCGTGGAAATACCCGGTTTGGACCTATACGAGGGTATTCTAGTCTCATCATGAGTTATCGTTAtaattatttgtttcaatttttgaaCTGTTTGATTCTACATTCGATTGTTGTTGAGAGATTTAGTGAATTCACTTAGTAGATAACTAAATAGACAAAATTATAGAAAGATTTAATGCACACTTCAATCCCTAAAGTATATCACTTTTTTTACTTTGGTCCTTAAAGGTTTTTTGCTTAATTCAGTCCatcaaatgttttcaatttaatccctaatataaTTAGACATTCTCAGTGCAATCCTTTGGATGGTATATCAGGCAAATCATATGCTACCCTATAGCATGCAATGACATCGTTGTGACATAAACATTAGGAAAATGtctttaaaatctttaaaaatgaaaaaaatacaaaatacaaactAATTAAAAgtaggaaaataaaatataaaaatttacttgacaaattttaagaatattttagaaatttaatatttctaaatttttataaatcacatttactagaatttgaatgtgataatattatctctttaggtaataaatttggataattttttataaaccatattttcataatttgtaggtctttttatcaattttttttcaaataatttataattaaataataaataacatataaaattttaataataatatttttataaatcatatatttttcatcatctaaatatttaaaaaaattatccaattttATCACCTAAAAAGATCTACCAATTagattaattgaattataaaacaaatattgtTGGTGATATCCTTCCAAGAGACAACGACCTCGTGTTTAAGCTCTAGTAaatatgatttataaaattttaaaaatagtaaattttattttttatattttataagtttttctattttaataattttaataatttgcaatttttaataactttttgtaatttattttcattttttaaagattttttttaaatggtgacATCATCGTATGACATGTGGTAATGTATAATTGGCTTAACATcctaactattaattttttaggTCCAAATGATTAAACTGGAAGGTCTGATAACATTAAGTGCTAAAGTAGGTCAACAAAATTTTaaggatcaaaataaaaaaaaagggtatATATCAAGAATTAAAGTGTacattataaaaattagaaaatttgaactcgatttcataatttatggaATCGATTTGATACAGGAAAATTTTTCGATTTTCATAATTCCACCTGTTTTtcactttataaattcactagaGCTCTCGATGGAATTGGAAGATAAAATCATTACCAATGACCACCACCAATTCGACCCCTCGATAAAATGGGTATAGTTAAGGAGTTTGAAGTAGACGTGCAGGAAAGGAGAGTGGGGGAAaaggggaggggaggggagggCGTGCGAAATGGAGCCAAATCGAGGTAAATGTGGGATATAAACCTGACCAAGCAACCACACAAACATTTACAGACTATTAAAAAAGAGGGTGACCTGCTGCCCCCGTAACCAGTCACCTCGCGTGCTGTCTGTTTTGCCAGGTTATTGCGGCGTTCACCCCTCCTTCCCGCCCGACAACTGCCTGCAGCCGGTAACTTGTCAGTCACCTCACCTCTTACttagaacaaaataaaatatgttaaaatttaccatattaattatcatgtaaaaatttatataaatatattattacagTAAAGATTTTGTTGAGCAATGTTCTAAATTATTACATGCATTAAAcattattaattaacttaacactgaaaaatattatgttaactaaatttaacaagttgtttataataatataaagataacataaaataatatatgaaattataagatATAGTATAGTAACCtataaaacaaacaaacaaataaattatttaccCACCTCCATCTTCCCACATGCCACTGTCAAAACAAACAGACATCCTGCCCTGACCAccttttttttctgttttctgTTTGGTTCTCGAGAAAATTGCTGAATTTTACGGTCAGTTCATAGAAGTTTGGGGAGAATGGACAAAGAAAATAAGCTCCCACTAAACCGGTCCATGATAAGGTGACAATTTGAAGCTTGTTGTTGGTGGAGACGTGGCAATATCGGAGCGCTTGATTTTCATTTCGTCAGTGTGTTTTTTTCATGCACGATGGAAATCATATTGAAAAGGGAACCAAGACGTGGGCTGTTGATctaatattagaaaaaaaaaaagaagaagatataatACTAAATTTAGTGTTTAAAATTTTCTGTAGCTTgacacttgtttttttttttaactgaattccgccttcaacttttttaaaaaaatcaaatcacttatttataataaaaatgttaattaaaaaattaatttttatcaatattgGTGTAATAATTCATGTGTATTTTATGTTGACATAACATTATTTGTCTTCTATGTcacatcaaaaaataatttaaaattcataaaaaaacaaaaattcataaaaaatagttTGAAGTATATGTGGATTCTCATGAAAActatcatgtttaaaattttaacatcttGGTCagtattttcgttaaaaaattagGCTAAACTAtaccattagtcactaaattatggataagttttatttttagtcacttaactaaaaaaaagttataatttagtcattgaactatttgaaagtttttatttatgtcATTGGACTGTTAAAATAGATATTATATGGCTTTCTCTGTTCGTACTGCTTACACCAATCAAAAGCTCTCTTTCCCTTCTCctctacaattcaattttttttcatgataCATCTTTGGACATCACGAACTcgcaaaccaaaattcaaacaactttttttCTTCAAACTCAGACATTGATTGTcagatcgacttggatttaaggtatgtttttttaCTCATCGATAGGTACTAATCCACTATACCGATTGTCAAATTGTCACTTAGAGCTCACTAATGAAACTTGCCCagttacttaaatgaaaattGTCAAATAGTTCAATggtcaaattgtaacttttttttaattaaatgatcaaattcgactttttttttaaagattgaagtcaaatttaactttaaaaaataaatgtcaaattgacaaaaaaatgtaAACGTTGATTTTGGGTAAGCTTGATTGATACAAGTAAAttaaagttgtttttttttattcataaaaaaatgggTAAAAATTTGGTGTTGTATGTATGTGTATATGACAAATTGTGGGAACAATAGCAGTCCATTAACATTGGAAGAAGTGAATTGATGTATATAATGTACATATTATCgtattaaatcataattaaatgtaaatatatttgcatatgttaattttaaaatgagaAAATGTATGGATTATGAAATTGTACATCAAGGTCGAGGCCTGCACATAAGACTCAGGCGGATGATGGGTTTAAGCATTAtttgaacttaattttaatttgattattataaACAAGAAACCTCGACATTCTAACTTGTAAAGCATGCTTCTTTGACGTAAGCCAAAAGGCTCTTGTACTATGTTTCTGTTTAATTTGTctgattaattattattattctataatATCCTTTGTATTTAAAAAATTCGTGTAGGAGGTCGGTCCAAAATGCATTGTATTAATAATATAAGAAGATTATTGAATAATGAAACCCCAAAGAAACCTTAGTTTAAAGGACACACACTTTTGAAGGCGATTCTACCAATGTCTCCTAACCTTTGCATAGACTTCATAATCATGCTTTTATGCTCCCATGCTTATTTACAATACCCATTAcccatttaaaataatattttttaatgataaattgcactcaagttactaaattattaataagtttatgttttggttactcaactttaaaacattactattagaaagtttttatttaagtcactaagtTGTTAAAATCACTACTGCATGGTCTTCTCTGTTCGCACCAATCAAAAGCTTTTATTCTCCTTcttttttacaattcaatttttttttcacaaaacaGCTTTGAACATCACAAATCTACAAACtaaaatctaaacaactttcttctctgTGCTTTGACACTGACTGACAATTCGCTGGctgtaatttaataaaaaaattaaaaacttaatagCCCAATGacctaaataaaaacttttgaatagttaatGTCGAGtgacaaaaacataataatttactcttttttaACTTGTAGTTTTAATTCGAATAAATTATTACaagtattaatttagtttaacTGAAATATTTAAGTAACTAGAAtaaatttttgatgaaaaatcCAAAATTgggatataaaaaaattaaagtctgtggctaatattattaatacataattatgaatgtttattagGTTAGGAATTCCAAAAATAGGGGGAATGGTGTCCTTAAAGTTGAAATGATGTCTTTTATTATTCTGCTTCTATTGGGTTCGATTTTCAGTTCATTTGAAAAGCTATGAGGTCACTGTTTTAGTAATTGTGAATCGACTCATTGCTCGAGATCTATACTATCCAATtacatttctttctttctttctttctttatataaattttgattataaggACTTAGATTAATGGAATTAAAAGTAgaggaataaaattttaaatgtttaaacaATAGATCAATGTTCATCAtcgatttattaatttaatagtttttcttgattttacaaatttaattaaaaaaattcagtttaattattttttaatttaactcaattgaTTTAAAATAAACTGATTCCGTTCATTTTAAATAACCATGATCTTTAAAAGTAGTGTAATTGTGAATGCCTTCCATACtaaccctaaaaataataaacataaactGGTCTATCTTTTGTATTCCAAATTTGGTGTTAACTTGGGAATTCAATTGTGATTGATTTGCAAGATATATTATTGCTTAGATcctataataattattttgttgagacaaatatatatatatgaatgtatatacGGGAGAGATTCATTTACGTcatggttttataatttttataatttttttatacgattaatattttaacgattcaACCATTATATTTCATATTCCATTTATATAGATTATGCATGCCAAGTTTAACATAAATCTGAAATTTCaaactatttgttttatgtaaaaaactACAAACCGTTAAAtatattgtgaaaattgaatgtCGATAATACAGAGGAGAAGAAAactcactatgtcaaattcgaatgatacaagaggaatatagactatgtctatttataagtttgtaaaaccatattctaaacAAAATCTaatagaagtaatgcagtaaTGTTACAACACATTattctaatcaaatatca
This window of the Gossypium hirsutum isolate 1008001.06 chromosome A09, Gossypium_hirsutum_v2.1, whole genome shotgun sequence genome carries:
- the LOC107890046 gene encoding pseudo histidine-containing phosphotransfer protein 6; translation: MLGLDADRLRADLNRLLAFLFHQGILDEQYLQLQQLQDESSPNFVSEVVNIYFHESEKLLRNLRSLLMDREFSDYDKMGIHLNQFIGSSSSIGAKRVRNVCVAFRAASDQNNRAGCLRALELLEHEYCILKNKLHELFQIEQQRLLAAGVRYPMLN
- the LOC107889142 gene encoding methyl-CpG-binding domain-containing protein 11: MESKEEVISVELPAPASWKKMFFPKKVGAPRKTEVMFIAPTGEEINNRKQLEQYLKSHSGNPPITEFDWGTGETPRRSARISGKAKATPTPEKEPLKKRGRKSSSAKKEDEEAEAVPEKPEGEKESEKEDTQAAEKETTEGEKGKDTSIDNQVENGSETLEADQTANMDAKIEDVKQEEAVVEENKDAVGVEETSTQMEVQEKPVAASCIDAPIEKPETMTSEANGDVEKENPNQTIPVPEGEVKEKSVQEAAGKCNVEVEDVEVNENGKLEPSVQTDAPQQPGPASVSC